Below is a window of Dermochelys coriacea isolate rDerCor1 chromosome 25, rDerCor1.pri.v4, whole genome shotgun sequence DNA.
ttctctcgattcggtggagtacaggagtcgactgcagagtgatctgcagtcgatttggtGGCTCCAAATCGACTGCTGCATCAATCACTGCTCGTtgatcccccagtaagtgtagaccagccctaaaacTGTTCTGAGCTTTGGATCACATGCTGAAACATATGTTTGTTTATAGTACTAAAAATATGCTGGGCTTCTTACAGAAACGTATATGAAAACCAAGTCTATGATTCAGTTAAAAATCTAAAATACATTTAGTAACAAAGCAAAGTCTACTCTTCGGCCAGATTATTACTCTTCTTATAAGCAAGTTTGTTGAATGGTAGTTCTATAAACAGTGCTgatttgtggaaagcaaaataagcAGCCACTTTGCTGCTGTTAACACTAGCCAATCCAGTTTGAAAATATGCAGCACATATATTTCAAAGTTTGTCTTGGTCTCCTTGGACTAAATTTTCTAGAGTGATTagtgattggggggggggggggggggattgcctAAGATGACTCCTTAAAGGGGTCTTCAGTACTCTGAGAATCAAGCCCCTTTCAAGGCATCTCCACTTGGGCAAGCCAAATAACTagttttggggtggggcagggtagTAGACTATCCTCTCTCTGTGCTGCATTGTTGTGGAGGTGATAGCTTATGTACTTTTTAAAACTAGGGCAAATAGATATCTTATCTGATAAATGCTCTCTTGTCAATGTGATGTTTACGTTGCTAATCTGACTTGTAGCCTTCATTGATAAAGAATGTAGCCCTTTAGCAGAATGGGAATGAGGCAATTTGTTTCAGTACAGGTTGCAATCACTTGCATATCCTATCCGTAGTGGAGTCCGAATGATGCCAGCTAGTAGAACAGTTATTTCAGTTTGTGTATGTCTTACTTTACCCATCATGAACAGGCCTTTTTTGAGAAACATGTCAGTTAAAACATGCTGTATGTTAACATTCTTTTCTCTTCCACATGCTCTGTTCCAGTAGTCCATAACTTGGGTTTATAATATTTCTCAGACACAGCCCTGTCTTTGGTGGTCAGGAAAGCTGTGCAAGAACCCTGTCTGAACAGCTGTAGTTAGTACAATTTTAATTCTGTTGTTGAGACGCTGTCAGTATAGGGGTGTACACAACTTCAAATAAACTTCCCAAGTTTCTACTTTATAATCCACAAATACactctaagaaaaaaaaaccatttgtAACTTGAGGGGCTACCACAAGCTAATTTTGATTGACTGGCAATTCTAGGTATTGCCCTGAATGTCGGAATGATGCAAGTGAAGTGGTTTTAGCGGGAGAGAAgttaaaagaaagtaaaaagaaGGCAAAGATGGCATCTGCTAATTCATCCTCTCAGAGAGACTGGGGCAAGGTTGGTGTAAAGCTTGTTTTGTCTTGTATCTTAATATGTAAAGCATGATAGTTGATGGCAGTTCTTAGATCTGGCTTTCTCATTGAAACAGGGTATGGCATGTGTGGGTCGCACGAGGGAATGTACCATTGTCCCCTCTAACCACTATGGaccaattcctggggttccagtTGGCACCATGTGGAAATTCAGAGTCCAGGTATGAAATAGCAGTGCTGGAGTGAACCTccagagggggaaatgggaacgaTGTAACTCTTGCCCAAGGAATTTGAAACAGAGACTATGTTGGCACACTTGCCACAGGATTTCAACGTGCAGAGAAGAAAATACTGGCGTTGTCTGTTGTGAGTATAAAGTGTGGGGAATTGTTTTGTCTTACTCTTTGATGTAAAAAGATAACAACATGGAacgttttaaaaatacaaacacaagTAGACAGAAAAAACAATCTTCTGCCGTCTTGCTGGAGACTTCCCTTGAGCCCTAGATATATTAcgagggtttttttctttcaccCCATAATTGAAGGGAGTGAGGAGTAGGAACTGAATTAACCAGAATGCTTTCTtgtgcgcccccctcccccgtttTGTGTTATGAACAGTTGAAATAAAATTACTTTCCCTCTCAACAGTTTCACTTCCTTGGTATCTGTAATGTAATATATCTACTAGTTGTTTAGTTGGCAGTCTTCCAGCACAAACATTAAGGTATAACCTGAATTTCTGATGGTTACCCTCACATAGTCAAGCTATTGTTAGAGGGGAAGAAAAATGGATTTGTCCTTTATATGTTACTCTTAAGACTTCATCTGTTCCTCCTCTCTTCAACCTGAAGTTATAGGGCCCAATTTGTTTTTTCTGTACACTTtgggaaagcaaaaagaaaaggagtacttgtggcaccttagacactaacacatttatttaagcataagcttaaaATGCGACTGTTTTGATTTGATGGTATTTTAccctcactttgcactggtgtaaatgactgtacATTGTGCAGGGCAACAAGTCAGGACCCTTATCTGTTGGAAGATGTGTAGTAATAGACATTTCTTGATACAGGTAAATAGGAACACATGAAAAGATTCTATTTTTGTACATGCAAACAAATATCTCAAAGggataaggaaaacaaaaaccaaagaaGTTTTGTGTGGGCCATCAGCAACTCAGTTGTGCACATGCATTGATTTCATGTTGGTGCTAAATAATTGCTGCTGTTTGTGGCCTGTTGGAACAGCTGTCCAGTAAACTCTACTGATCTCTTCTAGGTGAGTGAATCTGGTGTTCACAGGCCCCATGTAGCAGGTATACATGGCAGGAGCAATGATGGTGCTTACTCCCTCGTCCTGGCAGGAGGTTATGAAGACGATATAGTAAGTGAATCTTGGAACTGTTTACTCACTGATCTTCTCTCTAAAAGATCCCAGAGTACTGAATTacacttttgtatttaaaacaaaaacttggtCATCTGATACTCTGCATTCTACATCACATCTCTCATCTGAAGAACTTAACACCAGTTCAGACAGGGAGAACCAGGCAAAGAAAAAACATAACCCTGAATAGTAGGCTATTTTTGCTTGGAATGAGGGTTAGGGACAAGTTTAAGTAAGCTTTATATGACACTTGTGCAGCCTATCCCTGCTCCAGGAAACACTGTCCTCTTCCTAGGAAACCCATTTCCAACTCCAAAAAGTGCACAGAGAAGCTCCTCTTTCCCTCTTGCCATATCTCCCTGTGTCAACCGTGTCCAGCATAGAGTTAGGAAGTACAATTGAACCACTACTGTTAAGTATTTGCCTGTTGGCTTTGTGGGGTGGATAGATTTAACTGGCACTGGCTTTGCCCATTGGCTTTCTTCTACCTCTTCCCAGCCTTATTTCTCCCAATGGGTGCTTCCACAATCCATGAAATAGTCAGctgaaaacataaaatatatCTGGACTTCCCAATGGCCTAAGGCTTAACTTTTCTTGCCACAAGGTCAGACTTTGGCAGATTTAGATTTACCGTTGCAAGGACCAAGGGGGGAGGCAAACTGTACCCGCCTAATTCCAAGTCTGCAAGGGCTGGTTTGAGTTCCTGATGCAGGCTAGTGGAGAGCCCTTGTAACTTGTGCTGTTGGCACTGCCCTGGgctatttaaatagaaaaagggagaggggagcagAAGCTGTGTAGTGGGAAGTGGTTTCTCTCTGGCAGCAGGAAACTAGCCTGACCAAACTTGACTTTCTTTTGAGAGTTTTAAGTTTTGGAGCTCTGAGTCCTGAGGTCAGAGTCATATGGCATGTTTGTTGTAATTGCTTCTTTCCTGAAATCTATGGAAAGTGGTTATGCTGTTTTGTTAGTATGTGTTggcttcttctctcttccccgaTCTGTTAAAGTGAATTATTGATGCCCATTTGGAAAAGTAAGGTTGAGGCTCCCCTGCAGTGCTAGAGCTGGTCACAAGTGGGCGCACAGGGACTGCCAACACCTTTACAAGTCCCTTTTACTGGTGCTGTACACCAGGAGTCGCCTTGCATCTGTCCTGTGGCTCCTTTTTTACTGGCTACCCCTGCACAAGGACCCACAGGACAACTGaatctggcagagctgggattaggaaTCGGAATCCATTGTTCTCTCCACTAGATCAGTGTATTGCTCTGTGCTGTTGCACTAGATCTGTGCTGCTTTGTTTCAGCTATTTTTTGTGAATATGAATGACTAAACAATCAATGTATATTTCAGGATCATGGAAATTCTTTCACTTACACGGGGAGTGGAGGTCGTGATCTTTCTGGAAACAAACGTACGGCGGAACAATCTTGTGATCAAAAACTAACCAACATGAACAGGTTGGAAACATTCACGCTGTGCCTCATGAAACTTTCTGCTTAGTGGGCTGGCAATATAACAGATTGATAAAAGCTATTTCTCCTGTTAAGTCTGTCACAGAAAACCAAAAATAAGACAGATCTTCAAAGTTATGGCTTCGCTGTGCATGATGGTTATACATCCAATGTGTAATGGGAAAATTTCCAGTAGGACACTGGAAATGGGATTAGACCCCAGATTTAATATTTGCTGCAACCTCCAAGAACAGAGGGATGAATTAGAACACAAGGTTTCAAACTATAATCTCCAGTACATTCATGATCCATATAGCACTTGCTACTGGTCTGCGGAGATGGCAGATCACATGGGACTATTCTTTCCCACCTTATTTTTAGctgctaaattacattaaaacaactaaaaacatctttaaaatcctcTTATGTTAGAACTCTTCCAAATAATCAGGTACTGTTGTTGGCAAGAAGATGTTTGTGAATGGGAGGTAATTCATGTAATACTCTGTATTAAAATATAGTCCGCACTAAGGAAATTTGGTGATTGATTGCTTGGCCTTCCCTGAAAGTTAATATTTCTCACTTTTTGTCTGGGCaaaggaataaacaaacaaaatgggtGGGCAAGATTCCACACTGTTACCTGGAATTTTGGAAGAACATAGTTTGAATACCTTCCTTACTGAAGAGAGTAGTAAAAGCATAGATTGGCAATCATAAGTACATCCCACTACTGAAAAGGGAATAGTGTCTGAGCGAAACTGGTAATGTCAGGCTGCATGGTAACAGTGACTGAGAAACTACTAGCACTGGTTGATTCTTGGCTGTATATCTCTGTTCTGCTTCATACCACTCCATGTTGTATTTCCTACTTTGGCTTTGATATATGTACTGCTCAGAGAGGTATTGAACATTAATACTACCTTACTGTATTTCATATTCATATTCTAATAGGCTTATTACCAGGCTTTTCTTATGTCATGTCTGCTTCTGGATAGTTCTTCCCTAGTAAATACATTAAATTGGTTTATTCTTGCAGAGCTCTGGCTCTGAACTGCAGTGCCCCTATCAATGATAAAGATGGAGCAGAGGCCAAGGATTGGAGAGCTGGGAAGCCAGTCAGGGTGGTGAGGAATGTAAAGGGAGGCAAACACAGCAAATATGCTCCTCGAGAGGGAAACAGATATGATGGAATATACAAGGTAAGCAGGCCTTGGAATGAATTGGGAGAAGAGGATGATGAAGATTGATGTTTGGTTATGGCAGAAATGTTTCCGTAGCTTCTAAAGGCCATATGTCCTTCCTTTTAGGTTGTGAAATATTGGCCCGAGACGGGGAAATCTGGCTTTTTAGTGTGGCGTTACCTACTTAGGAGAGATGATGAGGAGCCTGCCCCCTGGACCAAGGAAGGGAAGGACAGGATGAAAAAGCTTGGCCTAACAATGCAGGTATGTGTTTCTTCTTGAGTAACTAACTGCTGAAAGAACTAGGAGGAGAGCAAGGATTGTTATATTGTCCTTTTACCTTGGCAGATGTTAGGATTCTCTGCTTTGTCTGTTTGAAGGAGGAACTTAAGAATTAGTATAGTACTTCCTCAATTGAGGGGCACTGCACCTTTATTACTGTGAATTGTTTGTTACTAGTCTATTAGCGTATCTGAAAATTAAACTTAGTTTAGCGGAATATATTCACTGTTTACTCCAAAATACAGGCAAAATGTACTTAGTCCTATTGGAACTCTTCTATCCCAAACTGGTGTTCTGTGAAATAGAGAGTTTTGCTGCTTGTACTCTGCTAGTAAATGAATCTCTGAAGATCTTCTCTTCCTAACTCTCAAAAGTGCCACCCCTTCCTGTTTCTCTCAGAACTGGTCATAGTGAGCGGTTATGGTCAGTGGAAATTGGCACCTTCTTAATCACAAGTGTGATCTGAGTGCTGAGAGTTCTGTCTGTTCACCTTACTACATTACATTTTTACTCCTATTGCTGCAGAACCAGCACAGTTTAAGGTAATTAATTTCTAATAGCAGGGCGAAATTCTGGGATTGTTTAGGTATGTAACtcagggcaaaatttggcccatgaaATCTTATGGGTGGTGATGTACAAATTAGGAATAAATCTTAACTTCCAGAGGCCAGTTTGAGCTTGTTGAACAGGTAGTTAGTAAAGCGAACTTGATCTGGGGTCACTGAGGTATAATAAACATGGAACCTCGCAGTACCAATTTTAGTCACTTTTTGGAGTAGaacttcaatttttatttttttatataaatgaaatatatataatatagcaGTAGTTTCCAGTATCACTTGTCAGCAATGTATTTATCAGTAGGAGAATTGAACTCTTGGAGCCAGGAAGCTGCTACTTAATGGATCTCTTTTGAGACTGGTTCACAGAATCCCAGGTTACAAGCAAATGATGGCCAATTTTATTCTTTGTCTTGGGTTTTATAGGTGAAGCTGTTGCCTGAAATCCTTGCAATGTGTTTATTGTAATCTACTGATGAGTACCATTACTAAACTTGAAGTTCTTAAAAGACATAATTGTAGCATGGTATTTTGTTGCTCCATTTGTTTACATAGACTTTCCCTACCATTTGTATGTTTGGGGTAGAATTCTTTATTCAGAGATCCCCATGAAACTAGCCTTGCCAGCTTTTTGTTTTTATGGATCCTTCTGGTCCAGTGGTGCCTGGTATAAGGTAGGCCTGTGACTAGATTGGCGTGAGTGTTCCAGCCCCCTTTCTTCCAGAGTGGTAAGGGACTGTCTTGAAAGGTAACTTTACACTTCTGTAAAGTTATGGAATAGGAAGACAGAAAGCTTGACGTTTCTCATTTTCTGTAGCCTGTGCCTGACTTGTTTTCCAAAGGAGGAGGGACAGGGGGTTGAAAACTTGAAGATCTTTCTAAACTGGCTTTAGATCATTTTGATTTAACCTAATCTGAGAGGTCCTACCAAAGAGTGGTATGTTTGCATCtgatattttagaattttttctcCCCACCCATAGTATCCTGAAGGGTATTTGGAAGCTGTTGCAAACAAagataaggagaaagaaaataagagagGTGATGAAGAGTGTGAAACaccagggaagggaaagaggaaaaggaaatcaGCAGGTTGGTATAATAGCAAGTGAAGGTGGCAAACTCTTTCTGTAGTTCTTTTAGTGCTTTAGCAAGCTGAATATTTTGTCTCTAAAAAGGTCCACATGCTTTTTAGGTGATGAGATAAAGCTCCCCACCTCTCCTAGAGGGACTCCAAAGAAGACTAAAGTTGAGCCGTACAAGCTGACATCCCAGCAAAAGGCCCTTATTAAAGATGATGAATCCAACGAAAAACTATGGAATGAAGTACTAGAAGCTCTCAAGGATGGACCGGTATGTCAGATACTCCTCATCCCAGAACTGTAGTAGCAACAGCTACCTGTTTGTCTTCAGACATGTGCCTTTTGGCCTCACTACTTACTTGCTGAATTCCATGGGAAACATTCCTCTGAGTCAGCAAGGCTGACGGGATGACTATCTTCATTCagaatgctgcagctgtgcatcGAATCCTGTTTCTGGCTTCCTCAGATGTTCTAAGCTCTTCAGACAAGAATAACTTCCAGAAACTAATTCCGTTCAGTTATGTCAACTGCTGTTTTGCTACCTGGAAATCCACAGTAGGACTCAAATTGAATACTCCAATCAGAATATTTAGTAATCTGTTGTAATTTAGGTTCTTTTTTGGAATTCTACAGAATATTCTGCTTTcatattcaattaaaaaaagtctCTAGCATTTTGCAGTTTTATGAATGGTGTGTTCAGTCATTTGGATTGTGCTGCATGTTTGAAGAGCAGTAGCAATAGAATGACTCTCTCTATTTTCTCTGGCAGAAATTCCTGAATAAAGTGGAAGAAACCTTCCTGTGTATTTGCTGTCAGGAGGTGGTATTTCGGCCAGTCACAACAGTGTGCCAGCATAACGTGTGCAAGGTGAGTAGCCAGGATATCTTGTTGCTCATTAAGAAAGCTGTGAATTTCCCTATCCAAAATAAAACTTCTCTACAGCCTTTAAGAATTGTATTATGGCTTGACAATTATGTAATAGTTCTTCTCGTAGAAAGGCAAATCAAGGTGTCTATCTTGGTTAAGGTCACGTGAATAATGGTGACTTGAATGTTCTGTGACACAGAAGTGCCTGTAATGGACTATCCACTGTTCTGTCCTGCCAGCATCCAATTAAGAGACCTCAAAAGATTAATCACTGTTGGTTGAGTAAGCCTGCTAGCCCACTTAACTATTGTTTGCATTGTTGTTGGTACCAGGATATTAGCGGAACAAGATAGGGGTCAGgcaataaaagatactgcctcacctaccttgtgcCCCCCACTTTAACTATTGACAGACTTGTAAATGATTGTGAGAACTGTTGTGAATTATTTCCTGCAGAGACAGTGGCTGTTCTTAGCAACTGTGCAGTTCTTGCTCTTTTTAATAGTGtaatcatacatttaaaaaatccatatCGTATATTTAAACCTTGTGCCTGACCAAATCTCTTTACAGAAGAAAACATGCAAATGCTTCCACTGTCTCACATGGCCACTCCTGAGTTGTCCTCATCCAATCTGGGTTTTTGTCAAGTGAATGGACTTTGCACATACCTTCTTCTCTGCCCAATAGGGGCTGTGTAAAATGAGCGAAGCTCTGCAACTTAATCTCTTAAtgtcttttctgtttctttcctctCCCAGGATTGTTTGGATCGATCCTTCAGAGCAGACGTGTATAGTTGTCCAGCTTGTCGCTATGATCTTGGCAAAAACTATACTATGCAGGTGAACGAAACGCTGCAGGCCCTCCTAACTCAGCTCTTCCCTGGTTATGGCAATGGACGGTGATTCTGTAAAGCACTTctaacttccttttgtttaaactTGTTATTGGGTTTTCAGTGGGCTTAATTTAAAGAAATAGTCTCCCTTCCTGAAAAAAGTTTTAAGTCTTCCTTGTTATAAAATCTATAAACTTTGCGAAATCTTTTGTATGTTTGtgggtattttatttttgtttaaatgttggATTTTGCGTTCCTTTTCCCCCTGAAACCTGCCGTTCATcagcacaggttttttttttttaaatggattacaAACTGCTTCCGGTAAGGCTGCTAAAGTTCATGACACAGTTCTCAAtgttccctttatttttcttttattcagaaAATGGCTTATTTGCTTAGAACAATCTTTATGAAGTCTATGGATTTGGCCATAAAAGTAGATCTGGGTATCTCCAAGGCAGCATTTTGATGCTCCAGTTGTACAAGATGGTTCCTGGCATATGACCTGTGACCCAGGTTGTTTTGTGgtaaccttttttcccccttgtgcTTGTATCAAATTTTATTAAAAGCCATTCCCCACCAGTTTTGTCCACAAAAAGCCTTCATGCATTAGCCAAGTAGTTGGGGCAATAAGAACTACTACCTCAGTTGGACTTGTCTCTTACTTAGGGAACTATTTGTTCAGCCAGGTGCTGTCTTCTATCCAGAATGCCATAGTAGAACATACTAAAGCCATTTTTAAGTGCCTTTGGTCCTTTATGGGAAAGACAGGGGTCTGaattgccaatttttttaaagcactgtaaTGTTTAAATTGCCAGCCGGATTTCTTTTGGGTAAAAGTAACACTGTAGCTGTATGTCATTAGTGTGGAGTTGCAaattttaaggtttttttcctGATGCTAGATGTATTATCGTAACATGCATTTACTTTTTCACTGCATTTCTATCTGGAAATGAAGAATAAGTTTTTGAATAATTGTAATTAAACATCTTATGATGATTGTACATGAGACCAGGAAACCTTAATTTTGTGAACAGAATGTCTTTTCCTAACAGTACCAAAGTTAGCAGTTTAATACCTCAACATACCAGGGACTTTTTTTAATTACACTTTACTGCACACAGACTGGAACAAATATGcctgtttttttaacttttacccttttaaaattataatgtTAATATGTTAGGGAAAaactttttaatagatttttgcTGAATTTGTCAATTTTTGTACAATGTGCAAGTTGAAGTTCTCAAAATAAATATCTTTTCAGATTAAAATGTTtgcctttgtctctctctttaggTTTTGAGATTgtgaaaatatttcaatattgAGATTATTAAAATCTAGATTgggattcctttgaaaatcccacccctagATCTATAGCATAAATGCAGGAACAAGGTagaaatttaatttgaatttagaAAACTTTGTACtctcaacacttttttttttttttttttttttttttttttgttaaagggaaCAAGGAAATGGATTTTCAGACGCATCTAGTTCTGGAGGATTGTATTGGTGGTTCATTATACAGATTTCATTAAGAATTCTACTTCTGTCACAATTTTTGTCAGGTAACAGAATAGACTGTGGAAAATAATACTGATATCTTTGAAAGCTGTTGCGTTAAATCAGCAAGAAAGGATTATATAATTGAAAAACCCTATTCCTGCAGATGTACACTCCTTTATATGAAGGATCTTGGTAATCGTGAAAAACTCTTCCTCTTACATTAAAGCATAAAATGAACATTCTGCAGTTTAGGGCTGTTGAAATGTGCAGAAGAGTGCTTCATGTAATCTGTTAGACACCATTCATTGGCCTTTGAGAAGCTTCCCTAAGGCTCCTACCTTCATTTAACActttccttctcctcttttcTCCCCCGCACGCCGCGCCCCCCCCctcaaaacacaacaaaaacctATGTGGTGGTAGATGGGAGGGAGGCTGCTGTGGCCTCTGAAGACACTGGGGGAAAACTTCAGGGAGCTCTGGCACAATTCCTGAACTGTGCTTTATTGCCAGAGCACCACCAATCAGCTGGAAATCATAGTTTGTACTGTGGATTTTTCTTTGTGGTGTAGACAGAGTCtctgagcccaggtcaattgactgaGGCTCATGGGCCTTGGGccgtggggctaaaaatagcagtacagATGTTCCTGCAAGGGGCAGAAGGATCTTGAAGAACAAATGTTTTGACTAGAAAGCTTTGCTGGCATACTGCTACTGACAGCTATCTTGGCAGTGTGTTCATATCTGGCTGCCTTTGCTACTGCAGTGTCCTCACAGCAGCTGATTGTATCACCTACAGACTTTTTTGTAGCACTGTGGATAGACATCCTCGTGTCCCTGCACTGCCCTCTGGCACTTTATCTTGTGGGAAATTTTTGCAGTGTATTGTGCTGCTGTCTACTGTGGGCTACCATCACTTTCAGGGAGTTGAGACTTTGAAGTCTGTTCGATCCAGTAATGTACTATTCTTTTTCACAACATTTTTTCCATCTTGCTGCTTAAACATATATTCAGCACAAATCTTGGGACCGGGCCAGTAATTCTCTTCTATTTGTGGAACTACAGTAGTTGGACTTGTAGCAGGGATACTGAGGATGAATGAATGATAGACAGCGAATGAAGCTGACTAGCTGCTGCAGGTATTCACAGACCGAGAGCGCACAGTGGAGTGGTGGCTTTGGGTCTATACAATGAGGAGAGGGGTGGGACTAGATCATGATCCAAATCTGGAATGACCCCAGCAGTGGTtccagaacttttggatgcacaaggccaTGCTCTGGAGTTCTGTAccaagctcaccccagccctgcagtgtccAGACACCAAGATGAAAGCGGCTCTGCCAGTAGAGAAGTGGGTGGCAATTGCTGTTGCGCTATGGACAATCAGTTTGGTGTTGGAAAATCTGCAATGGAGGCGAGGGGCGGGGGAGTCACTCATGCAGGTGTGCAAGGTGACTAAGTATATCCTGCTGCATAGTATTTTCATGTTGTGCAACATGCAGGAAATTGATTCAATTAAAAGAGCTGGTAAGGTGATACATGGAATACATATCCCTATTTTCTTCCAGGTGTCTGTCTTCTCCCCCCAACTCTTCACACACCCCATTGCTTCTCTATAAACTGAAGACTGACTTCTCCATGAATATGCAATCACTGTCTCCCCATGGGTAACCTACTGACATGAAAGTTGGCTGGTTAGAGAAGGCTGCTCTTTTTTGTAGGAATATAGGCCTTCATTTGACAAGCTGAAAGCAGGGACATTTTCCCCAGCCCAGCCTATTGATGCTATAATGAGATTGCAATGCCAATTGTGATTCTCTGGAACTCAACTTCCCATGGCCTTTCTGGCTTATGAAGTCATTCACTGGGTATCTGGACAGAAGAAAGATTTAAGTATTGCCTGAACAGGTGCAAGGTGTGGAGTATGTTTGGAAAATTGAAGAGAAAACTGACCATGCTTgatctcagcaaaaaaaaaaattcctgttgcTGCATGCTGTGTATTGCATAATATCTGCAAGGCTAAGGGGGAAATGCTATTACCAGATGGAAAGGTGCAGGCTTTTGAGCAGCCTGACACTAGACCAATTATTGGTGCTACTGTAAGTGCTGTACAGGTAAGGGAAGTGTTAAAAGCATACTTACAGCATGCAGTATCTAGACAGTTAGTTACCTGGTTTATCAGTTGTGGGAAAGAGGAAACTGCTGTGGGGCATTTGTATCAGTGTTGTATGACAGAAAATAAATTGAGGTTTTCACAAACTTCTTTGAATTGCATTATAAATGTTTAAAttcatgggggagggaagaatatCCTGCTAGTTGTACCCCAGGTGTTGC
It encodes the following:
- the UHRF1 gene encoding E3 ubiquitin-protein ligase UHRF1 isoform X1; its protein translation is MWIQVRTMDGKETHRVDSLSKLTKVEELRLRIHEVFGDGVEPDRQRLFYRGKQMEDGHSLFDYNVGLNDIVQLLVRQSPAMLPTVNKEKDLELSDTDSGCGSGQSESDKNSNNGEGAIELECQPSTVAQADWVDPGFGLYKINEFVDARDMNMGAWFEAQIVNVTRKEKATNESSDSDTESELQSTAAEEDILYHVKYEDYPENGVVELSSKDVRTRARTVLEWHQLEVGQVVMVNYNPDEPKERGFWYDAEILRKRETRMNKEMYAKILLGDAGDSLNDCRIIFVDEIYKIEEPGSVSPASTSPLKRQSGPVCKHCKDNPNKTCRMCACHVCGGKQDPDKQLMCDECDMAFHIYCLNPPLSSIPDDEDWYCPECRNDASEVVLAGEKLKESKKKAKMASANSSSQRDWGKGMACVGRTRECTIVPSNHYGPIPGVPVGTMWKFRVQVSESGVHRPHVAGIHGRSNDGAYSLVLAGGYEDDIDHGNSFTYTGSGGRDLSGNKRTAEQSCDQKLTNMNRALALNCSAPINDKDGAEAKDWRAGKPVRVVRNVKGGKHSKYAPREGNRYDGIYKVVKYWPETGKSGFLVWRYLLRRDDEEPAPWTKEGKDRMKKLGLTMQYPEGYLEAVANKDKEKENKRGDEECETPGKGKRKRKSAGDEIKLPTSPRGTPKKTKVEPYKLTSQQKALIKDDESNEKLWNEVLEALKDGPKFLNKVEETFLCICCQEVVFRPVTTVCQHNVCKDCLDRSFRADVYSCPACRYDLGKNYTMQVNETLQALLTQLFPGYGNGR